One segment of Asaia bogorensis NBRC 16594 DNA contains the following:
- the yihA gene encoding ribosome biogenesis GTP-binding protein YihA/YsxC gives MSQKEDPTVFSDEQIEEGRLLFASECEFFFGAQKLDQLPPLAGPEVAFAGRSNVGKSSLINALTGRNRLARASSEPGRTKQLNFFNLGDRLALVDMPGYGFAKAAKSVKEEWQTMMFAYLRGRPTLTRVFLLLDSRIELKQADRDVMEMLDRAAVLFQVVLTKADSMGPNKLKAKMAEVQAVLAKHAAAYPHIATTSSETGLGIETLRAEIARLIAGASPEGMQG, from the coding sequence GTGAGCCAGAAAGAAGATCCGACAGTCTTCAGTGACGAGCAGATCGAGGAAGGTCGTCTGCTTTTCGCATCGGAATGCGAGTTCTTTTTCGGTGCGCAAAAGCTCGACCAGCTTCCCCCGCTTGCCGGTCCGGAAGTGGCCTTTGCCGGTCGCTCCAATGTGGGCAAGTCCAGCCTCATCAACGCCCTGACCGGACGTAACAGACTGGCTCGCGCCTCTTCCGAGCCGGGACGCACCAAGCAGCTCAATTTCTTCAATCTTGGCGATCGTCTCGCTCTGGTGGACATGCCGGGCTACGGCTTTGCCAAGGCGGCCAAATCGGTCAAGGAAGAATGGCAGACCATGATGTTTGCCTATCTGCGCGGACGCCCGACGCTCACCCGCGTCTTTCTGCTGCTCGACTCCCGTATCGAGCTGAAGCAGGCGGATCGCGACGTGATGGAAATGCTCGACCGCGCCGCAGTGCTATTTCAGGTCGTGCTGACCAAGGCAGACTCGATGGGGCCGAACAAGCTCAAGGCCAAGATGGCCGAAGTGCAGGCCGTGCTGGCCAAACATGCCGCGGCCTATCCGCATATCGCGACCACAAGCAGCGAGACCGGGCTGGGCATCGAGACATTGCGTGCCGAGATCGCCCGGCTTATCGCTGGTGCGTCACCTGAGGGGATGCAGGGATGA